The Toxoplasma gondii ME49 chromosome XII, whole genome shotgun sequence genome includes a region encoding these proteins:
- a CDS encoding centrin 2 (encoded by transcript TGME49_250340~Product name based on PMID:20844581;20444089;18208326;16518471.): MQRGALRGASPTARRRLVDRPGLTEDEIEEIREAFNLFDTDGSGMIDPKELKAAMQSLGFETKNPTIYQMIADLDRDSGGPIDFEEFLDAITAKLGDKESREGIQKIFSLFDDDRTGTITLKNLKRVAKELGETMSEDELREMLERADSNGDGEISFEDFYAIMTKKTFP, translated from the exons ATGCAGCGAGGAGCACTGCGAGGGGCGAGCCCGACAGCCAGGCGTCGACTAGTTGATCGGCCTGGACTAACAGAGGACGAAATCGAGGAGATACGCGAAGCTTTCAACCTCTTTGACACAGACGGCAGTGGTATGATCGATCCGAAAGAACTAAAGGCCGCCATGCAGTCTCTCGGCTTTGAAACAAAGAATCCGACGATCTATCAAATGATCGCAGATCTCGACCGCGACTCCGGCGGACCCATCGACTTCGAGGAATTTCTTGACGCCATTACCGCGAAGCTG GGTGACAAGGAAAGCCGCGAAGGAATCCAGAAGATTTTCAGCCTCTTCGACGACGACAGAACAGGAACAATTACACTAAAGAATCTCAAGCGTGTAGCAAAGGAATTGGGAGAGACGATGTCTGAAGACGAGCTTCGTGAGATGCTTGAGCGAGCGGACTCAAATGGCGACGGGGAGATTTCCTTCGAGGATTTTTATGCGATCATGACCAAGAAGACTTTCCCGTAG
- a CDS encoding CRIPT, putative (encoded by transcript TGME49_250350), translating into MPCEKCEKKMSKLITPDPKQGQNRAVGVNKLIEKKAQKDLLAPKGSACKVCNTKLHWKGKYCPPCAHIKGKCWMCGKKIFDTSKHCMSLV; encoded by the exons ATGCCCTGCGAAAAGtgcgagaaaaagatgaGCAAGCTCATCACACCCGATCCCAAACAGG GTCAGAACCGAGCTGTCGGCGTGAACAAGTTGATTGAGAAAAAGGCGCAGAAGGACCT GCTGGCCCCCAAGggatctgcatgcaaggtTTGCAACACGAAGCTACACTGGAAAGGCAAGTACTGCCCGCCCTG TGCTCACATCAAGGGCAAGTGCTGGATGTGTGGCAAGAAGATTTTCGACACCTCCAAGCACTGCATGTCTCTCGTATGA